One stretch of Ptiloglossa arizonensis isolate GNS036 chromosome 7, iyPtiAriz1_principal, whole genome shotgun sequence DNA includes these proteins:
- the LOC143148809 gene encoding uncharacterized protein LOC143148809, whose translation MQKLLCVLGVCVMATIAATLPEKKDGVLDKIKAGLEYATNYLETAKDIADLVAMSLGRKKTDKQRGENDTKEKGSFLPSDLVSAFFRLVGLDSQKATAIAVNSVIFLAQMISSLFGLTPKENIARDSDDEDDAIFWNPAKLITDSKNERIQRLIEQAHDENLPDQLIERVNDVDSACVRLLVCKTSPVIKAAQNFLKNKTPVESRGMTSWLPSRDEFEENSDHCENTHVDCSLFA comes from the exons ATGCAGAAATTGCTGTGCGTTCTCGGCGTTTGCGTAATGGCGACTATCGCCGCTACTTTGCCCGAGAAAAAGGACG GTGTCCTGGACAAGATTAAAGCGGGTCTGGAGTACGCGACGAATTATTTGGAGACCGCGAAAGACATCGCCGATTTGGTAGCGATGAGCTTGGGTCGCAAGAAAACGGATAAGCAACGAGGGGAGAACGACACGAAGGAGAAGGGTAGTTTCCTGCCCTCTGACCTCGTGTCAGCGTTTTTCCGATTGGTCGGACTCGATTCGCAGAAAGCCACAGCGATCGCTGTGAACAGCGTCATATTCCTCGCGCAAATG ATAAGCTCGCTGTTCGGACTGACTCCCAAGGAGAACATCGCGAGGGAttcggacgacgaggacgacgctaTATTTTGGAATCCAGCGAAGTTGATCACGGACAGCAAGAACGAGAGA ATACAGAGATTGATCGAGCAAGCGCACGACGAGAATCTCCCCGACCAATTGATCGAGAGAGTGAACGACGTCGACTCCGCTTGCGTGAGATTGTTGGTGTGCAAAACCTCGCCGGTGATCAAAGCGGCGCAGAATTTCCTAAAGAACAAAACTCCCGTCGAATCTCGGGGAATGACTTCGTGGTTACCCAGCagggacgaattcgaggaaaacAGCGATCACTGCGAAAACACGCACGTCGATTGCAGTTTATTCGCGTAG